The following proteins are co-located in the Leptotrichia trevisanii DSM 22070 genome:
- the yaaA gene encoding S4 domain-containing protein YaaA: protein MKNIDNEIEEVIINTEFIKLDQLLKWANFTGSGVEAKMFIQNGEVKVNDAVETRRGKKIYDGDVVEFAGEKVVVRAKH from the coding sequence ATGAAAAATATAGATAATGAAATTGAAGAAGTTATAATAAATACTGAATTTATTAAATTGGATCAGCTTTTGAAGTGGGCAAATTTTACAGGTTCTGGAGTGGAAGCGAAAATGTTTATTCAGAATGGTGAAGTGAAGGTAAATGACGCTGTGGAAACTAGACGTGGGAAAAAAATTTATGATGGGGATGTTGTGGAGTTTGCTGGAGAAAAAGTTGTTGTAAGAGCAAAGCATTAA
- the recF gene encoding DNA replication/repair protein RecF (All proteins in this family for which functions are known are DNA-binding proteins that assist the filamentation of RecA onto DNA for the initiation of recombination or recombinational repair.), which translates to MYLDQISFNNFRCLVDGKLKFDRYFNLIYGKNGQGKTSLIEAVHFLATGKSFRTKKVKEIRKYNLNRLIVFGKYRHKDLSENTIAIDVNEDKKDFYINREKNKYINYVGLLNIISFIPEDIELIIGNPGIRRNFFNYEISQAKKEYLQAIVNFEKILKVRNKLIKEKKTGEEIYKIYNEKFIEEGLNIVLNRREFIKKISILLNLNYRKLFDENSELKLKYDCFLGDVEKKTREELKEKFEILCKRKSEREKFLGYSLLGPQKDDFVFELNGKNAKAYSSQGEKKSIIFSLKISEIDILIKEKNEYPIFIMDDIASYFDEARKKSILSYFVNKKIQCFITSTEDLGIEGKKFIVEKGEIINE; encoded by the coding sequence ATGTATTTGGATCAGATTAGTTTTAATAACTTTCGGTGCCTTGTGGATGGGAAGTTGAAGTTTGATAGGTATTTTAATTTAATATACGGAAAGAATGGACAGGGGAAGACATCGCTTATTGAGGCTGTCCATTTTTTGGCTACGGGGAAAAGTTTTAGGACTAAGAAAGTGAAGGAGATACGCAAGTATAACTTGAACAGGCTGATTGTGTTTGGGAAGTACAGACATAAGGATTTGTCGGAAAATACTATTGCTATTGATGTGAATGAGGATAAGAAGGATTTTTATATTAACAGGGAAAAAAATAAATATATAAATTATGTGGGGCTACTTAACATTATTTCGTTTATTCCTGAGGATATTGAGCTGATTATTGGAAATCCTGGCATTAGAAGGAATTTTTTTAATTATGAGATTTCACAGGCGAAAAAGGAGTATTTACAGGCGATTGTGAATTTTGAGAAAATATTGAAGGTGCGAAATAAACTTATAAAGGAAAAAAAGACTGGAGAGGAAATTTATAAGATTTATAATGAAAAATTTATTGAGGAGGGGCTGAATATTGTTTTAAACCGGCGAGAATTTATAAAAAAAATATCAATTTTATTAAACTTGAATTATCGTAAATTATTTGATGAAAATTCAGAATTAAAATTGAAATATGACTGTTTTCTTGGGGATGTGGAAAAGAAGACTAGGGAGGAACTGAAGGAAAAATTTGAGATTTTGTGCAAAAGGAAAAGTGAGAGGGAAAAGTTTCTTGGATACAGCCTGCTTGGCCCTCAAAAAGATGACTTTGTCTTTGAGTTGAATGGAAAAAATGCAAAGGCGTATTCTTCACAAGGGGAGAAAAAATCTATAATATTCTCGCTAAAAATTTCAGAAATTGATATTTTAATAAAGGAAAAAAACGAGTATCCGATATTTATAATGGACGACATCGCCTCGTATTTTGATGAAGCGAGAAAAAAAAGTATTTTAAGTTATTTTGTAAATAAAAAAATCCAATGTTTTATAACTTCGACAGAGGATTTGGGAATAGAGGGGAAAAAATTTATTGTGGAAAAGGGGGAGATTATTAATGAGTAA
- a CDS encoding DciA family protein, whose protein sequence is MEGIKDLKNLALEAVEKRSSLLKNEKYILWKIKKNWKQIVSGPIGEKTYPKSLFNGNLVVVINDGVIYHTTIMYAENIKEKVNTFLNGKFLESIEFAKVNYKIKRDLLDELIENEENRGTIRAGEIPRGNVREKNRNIDSESKITEKVRDIVLLPEEVEEIHENIDKIDKKYEDIAKKLEKIAIKLKKREKYLKNNGYIQCENCKILFLQENKEKMCFECRMNEKNRKFQKMADLIRNKPYISEKQAVRMTNTDKSTYYKARDILAQQTYNDMLYYCLEKNREISLNEDYEFEIRSESREDVERFIKNYVDYKIGSDNEEVFKIERKWALRRLRKDMKFRLENNRRY, encoded by the coding sequence ATGGAAGGAATTAAGGATTTAAAGAATTTGGCACTGGAAGCGGTTGAGAAAAGAAGTTCGCTTTTGAAAAACGAAAAGTATATTTTGTGGAAAATCAAGAAAAATTGGAAGCAGATTGTGAGTGGGCCAATTGGTGAGAAAACTTATCCAAAAAGTCTATTTAATGGAAATCTTGTTGTGGTTATCAATGATGGCGTTATTTACCATACGACGATAATGTATGCGGAAAATATAAAGGAAAAAGTAAACACATTTTTGAATGGGAAATTTTTGGAAAGTATTGAATTTGCGAAGGTAAATTACAAAATAAAGCGTGATTTGCTGGACGAACTTATTGAAAATGAGGAAAATAGAGGGACAATTCGGGCTGGGGAAATTCCAAGAGGAAATGTTAGGGAAAAAAATAGAAATATTGATTCTGAAAGTAAAATTACGGAAAAAGTAAGGGATATTGTGCTTTTGCCTGAAGAAGTTGAGGAAATTCACGAGAATATTGATAAAATTGATAAAAAGTATGAAGATATTGCCAAAAAGCTGGAAAAAATTGCAATAAAACTGAAAAAGAGGGAAAAATATCTGAAAAATAATGGATATATTCAATGTGAAAACTGTAAAATTTTATTTTTGCAGGAAAACAAGGAGAAAATGTGTTTTGAGTGCAGAATGAATGAAAAAAATAGAAAATTTCAGAAAATGGCAGATTTAATAAGAAATAAACCGTATATTTCAGAAAAACAGGCAGTCCGAATGACAAATACCGACAAATCCACATATTATAAGGCAAGAGACATCTTGGCACAGCAGACTTACAACGATATGCTTTATTACTGCCTTGAAAAAAACAGGGAAATTTCTTTAAATGAAGATTATGAATTTGAAATTCGGAGTGAGTCAAGGGAAGATGTGGAAAGATTTATAAAAAATTATGTAGACTATAAGATTGGGAGCGACAATGAGGAGGTTTTTAAGATTGAGAGAAAGTGGGCTTTGAGAAGATTAAGAAAGGATATGAAATTTAGGCTTGAGAATAACAGGAGATATTGA
- a CDS encoding spherulation-specific family 4 protein, translated as MKKIFLMIGMLLGINGFAEKNINKNNVKIKQSVIATTYTYPDGKNPFWSDVLTLGKAKVPYVLINPNNGAGKKVEVNYAAQIKKNKEAGIKNIAYIPTNYQKRNIKEVKAEVDKYFEFYGVDSINGFFFDEIATGTPQQVSYMKEVFEYVKSKSKNNLVIANPGAPITDAISPYADIFVTSEVSANTYINKFEKPKSNFENNQSNAKHIWHIVHSATPKEYAEIVRLSRQRNAGWLMITDDIMPNPYDKKPSKFIEMVNMINN; from the coding sequence ATGAAGAAAATATTTTTAATGATTGGAATGTTATTGGGAATTAATGGGTTTGCAGAAAAAAATATTAATAAAAATAATGTGAAAATAAAGCAGTCTGTGATAGCTACGACGTATACTTATCCAGATGGGAAAAATCCATTTTGGAGCGATGTTTTGACGCTCGGGAAAGCTAAGGTTCCTTATGTGCTGATAAATCCAAATAATGGAGCAGGGAAAAAGGTGGAAGTGAATTATGCGGCTCAGATTAAGAAAAATAAGGAGGCTGGAATTAAGAATATTGCTTATATTCCGACAAATTATCAGAAGAGAAATATTAAGGAAGTAAAGGCTGAAGTTGACAAATATTTTGAATTTTATGGGGTGGATAGCATAAATGGGTTCTTTTTTGATGAAATTGCTACTGGTACTCCTCAGCAGGTAAGCTACATGAAGGAAGTTTTTGAATATGTAAAAAGCAAGTCAAAAAATAATCTTGTAATTGCCAATCCTGGAGCACCGATTACAGATGCAATTTCGCCGTATGCGGATATTTTTGTGACAAGTGAGGTAAGTGCAAATACATATATTAACAAATTTGAAAAGCCAAAATCCAATTTTGAAAATAATCAGTCAAATGCAAAACATATTTGGCATATTGTGCATAGTGCGACTCCTAAGGAATATGCTGAGATTGTAAGACTTTCTCGACAAAGAAATGCAGGATGGTTGATGATAACGGATGATATTATGCCAAATCCGTATGATAAGAAGCCGTCTAAATTTATAGAAATGGTAAATATGATTAATAATTAG
- a CDS encoding tetratricopeptide repeat protein, with product MYIEELLKEADKSMENYKYDDALVYLKSVLEIDENNYSALMTLSKLYSDFGMFEQAKEYAEKLQKKYPDSRDTLFTLGFVYQSLGRLKKAISLYKKFLEIEKNYFVYLNMGMSYALLKYYRKAIENIDKAIEMEPESSEAYVEKGDCLTMMGKYDEAICEYTRLLNAKFNEVEEFSLYARMGDTMAYSNNIKGVVKYYNIAINCDNVEDYIFEDYFEILFRAEEFEEIKLLLLNYENATNENKGLSRIKMLNLQGRFFVKTEDYENAQKVCNKMIILEPENSRHYVNLAYVLELQNKYDEALEYVDKMDKFVEDKAFLKELKKRLRKNKRKFEKENEKSLENKEK from the coding sequence ATGTATATAGAAGAATTATTGAAGGAAGCGGATAAATCAATGGAAAATTACAAGTACGATGATGCACTTGTATATTTAAAGTCAGTGCTTGAAATTGATGAGAATAATTATTCGGCACTGATGACACTTTCCAAACTTTATTCAGACTTTGGAATGTTTGAACAGGCGAAGGAATATGCGGAAAAATTGCAGAAAAAGTATCCTGATAGCAGGGATACGCTTTTTACGTTGGGATTTGTCTACCAGTCGCTTGGGAGATTGAAAAAGGCGATTTCGCTTTATAAAAAATTTCTGGAAATAGAAAAAAATTATTTTGTGTATCTTAATATGGGAATGTCCTATGCTTTGCTAAAGTATTATAGAAAGGCGATTGAAAACATTGACAAGGCGATTGAAATGGAGCCTGAAAGCTCAGAAGCATATGTGGAAAAAGGTGATTGCCTTACAATGATGGGCAAATATGATGAGGCAATTTGTGAATATACAAGACTTTTAAATGCAAAATTTAACGAGGTGGAGGAATTTTCACTTTATGCACGGATGGGCGACACAATGGCTTATTCAAACAATATAAAGGGAGTTGTGAAATATTATAATATCGCCATAAATTGTGATAATGTGGAAGATTATATATTTGAGGATTATTTTGAAATATTGTTCAGGGCAGAGGAGTTTGAGGAAATAAAACTTCTACTTTTAAATTATGAGAATGCGACGAACGAAAATAAAGGGCTTTCTAGAATAAAAATGCTGAATTTGCAGGGAAGGTTTTTTGTGAAAACGGAAGATTATGAAAATGCACAGAAGGTTTGTAATAAGATGATTATTTTAGAACCTGAAAATTCTCGTCATTACGTAAATTTGGCATACGTACTGGAATTGCAGAATAAATATGATGAAGCACTTGAATATGTTGACAAGATGGATAAATTTGTGGAAGACAAGGCATTTTTGAAGGAACTGAAAAAGAGATTGAGAAAAAATAAGAGAAAATTTGAAAAGGAAAATGAAAAAAGTTTAGAAAATAAAGAAAAGTAA